TGATCCATCGCCACCACCCGGCATGCGGGCTACCCATGTCACAGAAGCACCGAAGGAAGATCGAAGAGGCATTCGGCTGGGCCGAAACAGTCGACGGCATGGCCCAGACAATGCATCGTGGCCTCCAGCACGTCCGGTCGCGGTTCATCCTGACAATGGCGGCAAACAACCTCGCGAGACTGCCCCGGCTGCTGACAGCGTGACGCGGGAGAACGGCATCTGGCGCGCACATCGAGCGCACCGACAGACATGGCGATCACGCAACCCAGCATTCATGAACGGATAGCGTTCCGGCTCGGGGACTATTTCAACGCCCTGTTAAAGGCGGCGAAATACACGCTTAAATCATTTCTTTATAACTTATTATTTCTTATTCTTCCAAATAGAACCTGCACTTGTAACGCTATACGCAATACCTGCTTACTCCGTTGGCGCAAGACTTAAGCTATGCTATACGGATCTTAGCCACATACTACGGATTCCTGCTAGAATCTTATATTCGCCACTCATCTTGTGCGCCGTTTTCTACGGAACCGGCCATCAGGTTAAACTCGGTCTTTGGCTCTGATCGCTGAGCCTTTCAGAAATCAAATTTGTTCGGATAGGTTGATCATGAGCGAAATTACATTGGGTCGGCAGCGTGTAAGCATTGTGCTACGGATTATCAGCATCGTTCTGATTGTAACCGGATTACTGCTGTTCGGAGGCGGCGCATATCTTATCTCCCTGGGGGGGAGCTGGTATTATGTGTTGGCGGGTATCGGTCTTGGCCTGTCGGGCTGGCTGATCTGGCGCGGTCGGATCGACGGGGTCTATCTTTACCTTATCGTGCTTGCCCTGACGGTCCTGTGGAATTTTTATGAAGTCGGTTTGCGATTCTGGGGGTCTGTCCCGCGTGTGGCGGCGCCTCTGGTCATCGGGATCGTTTTGCTGCTCTGTGTTCGCCTTTTCCCTGCCGGGGAAAAGCGCTGGAATAATGAACGAAAATACCTGTTCGGGGGCGGCTTTGGCCTTCTGGCAGTTTTCGTGGTTTATTTCGCGGCAATGTTCTTCCCGCATGGCATTGTCAGAAACGACATTCCGACCACTCCGGGGACGGAAACCGACCTGACGCTGGAAATGGGCGATGAATGGCGCGAGTACGGGCGCACCAGTGAGGGTGTGCGCTATTCTCCGCTCGACCAGATCACGCCGGATAATGTCGGCGATCTGGAAGTCGTCTGGACCGCGCAGCACGGGCAGGTTCCCGATGCGTTGCAGGGCAATGCCGATCAGAACACGCCGCTTTATGTGGATGGCACGGTCTATCACTGCGCCTATAATAACGTCGTGACGGCGCTTGACGGGACGACGGGTGAGATCAAATGGCAGTTCAACCCGCAATCCTCGGCTCCGATCTGGATGCGTTGCCGGACGATGGCTTATGTGGACCCGGCACTGATCGGCAGTTCCGGCGCTGATGAGGTTGCCGGAGAGCCGTCGACCGCAAGCGCCGAGGCTGAGGCCGAAATCGATGCCGTCGCGGAAGCTGTCGGCACTGCCACTCAGAACGATGGCGGTATGGATATCGCCGACGCGAATGCGATGACCACCAACGCCAATGTGCCGGATTATAACCAGACAGCCGTTGCCGATGAAAATTGCGGTCCGCGGATTATCATGGCCGCTGTGGACGGGCGGCTGATGAGCATCCGGGCCTCTGACGGCAAGCTCTGCACCAGTTTCGGAGATGACGGGGTCGTCGATCTGCACGAAGGCATGGGCGCCTATCCCGCAGGTCAGTACATGCCGACCACGGGTGCCGCGCTTGCTGGCGACAAGATCGTCATCGGAGGCTGGGTCATGGATAACCAGTCGGTCGGGGAAGCTCCGGGTGTGGTGCGTGCCTTCGATGCGATTACGGGCGATCTGGTCTGGGCCTGGGATATGGGCAACCCCGCCATCGAGACCCTGCCGCCGGAAGGAGAGACCTATACCCGTGGCACGCCGAATGTCTGGGCTCCGATCTCGTATGATACCGAACTGAACATGGTCTATCTGCCCACCGGCAACGCGACGCCGGATTACTGGGGCGGCCACCGGCGCGATTTCGACGATGAGTACAATTCCTCTGTTGTCGCACTCGATCTCGATACCGGCGATGTCGTCTGGAGCTTCCAGACCGTGCATCACGACCTGTGGGATTACGATGTCCCCGCGCAGCCAACTCTGATTGACTTCCCGATGGCGGACGGCACAACCGTACCGGCCCTGGTTCAGATCACCAAGCGCGGCCAGATCTTCGTTCTTGACCGCCGCGACGGCACCCCGCTGACGGAAGTCACCGAACAGGAGGTTCCTCAGGGCAACCTGCCGGGTGAGCGTTATTCGCCGACGCAACCTTTCTCGACCGGAATGCCGCAGATCGGTGTCGATGACAGCATTCTGGATCAGCGGCATACATGGGGCATGACGCCGCTGGACCATCTTTACTGCCGTATCCGCACGAAGAAGACCAGATGGGAAGGGCTGATGACGCCCCCCTCGACAGAGGTCTATTTCGAATGGCCTGCGCAGACAGGCGGCATGAACTGGGGCGGTGTCTCGTTCGATCAGAGCCGCAACCTGTTGCTGGTCAACGATATGCGCTGGATCAACCGCATGTATCTGATCCCCGAGGAAACGACCGGCGGCAAGGACCTGAGCGGCGGCAGCGAGGGTGGCCCGATGCGCGGCACTCCGTATCAGATGTTCATCGATTACAACACGCTGAAATATCTCGGCACACCTTGCTATGAGCCGCCCTATGGCACCGTCACCGCGATTGACCTTGCGACGCAGCAGGTTAAATGGGAAATCCCGATGGGTACGACGCAGGATATCGGCCCGTTCGGGCTGGCGACACGCCTGCCGTTCAACACCGGGATGCCGACACTGGGCGGACTGCTGACCACGAAATCAGGCGTGAGCTTCTTCGCGGCGACTCAGGATTTCTATCTGCGTGCCATCGACACCGAAACCGGCGAGGTCATCTGGAAGGACCGGCTGCCCGTCGGCAGCCAGTCCGTTCCGATCACATATGTCGACGAGCAGGGCCGTCAGATCATTCTGGTTCAGGCGGCGGGTGCACGCCACAATGCAAAGGTGCGTGGAGATTATCTGATTGCTTATGCGCTGGTGGAGTAAGGGTGCTGGTTGGTGGCGGGGGCGGTCCGTGGCTTCTTTTTTCTCGTCCCGCGTGACTTTGTTGCGCAAATCAGGTGGTGGCCGAGGTTTCCCTTTCCCCGTTCGCCCTAACCCTCGGCCTTGTTGACGGTCCATAGATCAGAAGGTTCATCGGGCCGGTACCGGCGCAATAGGGCCTGCTTCCATTGATGAAGCATCGCCAGATACACCCGAAACAGCTTGCCAGATCGGCTACCGTCAAATCGCCTTCTGGGGCTTTCAGCGCGACCTTCTCCTTGAACACGGCCGCATGCTGCTTGCGTTTCGACATCCCTGATCTCCTTCTCGTCGACGATCAGCAGACTGCAAAGCGTAGCTTATGTCAGTTTCCGAATGTTGGGGCTGACTCAGTCAGAATGGAAATTTTCGCCGCTCGGAGTTGGCAGGCCCTCGGAGCCATGCGTGAGGGCTTCGCGCACCGAATGAAAGGCTGCTAAATGGAAACCTTCTTGGCTGCGGTCGCTGCGTTGCCAGTATTGGACACGCCCTTCGGCTCAATCAGCAACAGATGAACCTCTTGCTCCGCCACCGGGCGGTGTTCGACGCCTCTGGGAACGACAAAAAGCTCGCCTGGCTGAAGAATGACATCACGATCTCGTAGCTCAATGCGAAGGGTTCCCCTCAACACCAGGAAAAAATCGTCGGTATCTTCGTGACGGTGCCAATTGAACTCGCCTTCAGCCTTCACGACCATTACGTCGCAATCGTTGAACTGAGAAACAATTTTGGGACTCCAGCGTTCGGTGAAGGTTGAGAGCTTTTGGCTGAGGTTTATTGCGTCATCGGACATAATCTGCTTCCTTTTTGCAGCGTCGTCGCGGCATTGTGAGTTGGCAAAAAACTATTAAAGAAAAGCTTTACTCAACGGCGAAGACCTCTGAACACTCGTCTTGAGCTTCTAATTTCTGCCCCTCACCCAAGCTTAGGTCATGTTGACAAATGGCGGAGCCAGAGGCGGATTGACGTGATGTCGATGAAACCGAGGTAGCTTTCTGCGGTCTTGTCATAGCGGGTGGCGACGCGGCGGGCGTTCTTGAGCTTGTTGAAACACCGCTCGACCAGGTTGCGCAGCCGATAGAGGGAACGGTCGACGCCGATACGCCTTTTCCGCGACTTGCGCATCGGAATGACCGGCAGCACATTTCGTGCCTCCATGGTCCTGCGGATGCTGTCGGCGTCGTAGCCGCGATCCGCCAGCAGCACACTCGGCTCGGGCAAGTTGTCAGCCATGACCAGATCGAAGCCGGTATAGTCCGAGGTCTGTCCCGGCGTGATATCCGTCCTCATGGGCAAGCCACGCGCATTGACGCGGAGATGGATCTTGGTCGTGAAACCACCCCTTGAACGGCCGAAACCCTGTCTCGGAGTCCCCCTTTAGCGCCCGCTGCCTGATGGTGAGCGCGAACCACGGTGCTGTCGATCATCTGGAGCGCGTCCGGGACGGCGCCGCTTTCGTTCAACGCCTCCATGATCTCCTCCCATAGCCCCGCCAGGGTCCAACGTCGGAACTGGCGGTAGACACTGGACCATTTCCCAAACTCCTCAGGCAGGTCACGCCATGGCGCCCCCGTTCGAGCGATCCAGAAAATGCCATCCAGGACGAGGCGGTGGTTGGACGGCCTGCGTCCGTTCGGAGCGCGGACCGTCAGGATGAAGCGCTCGAAGAACGTCCATTCTTCGTCCGACATGAGGTCTCGTGCCAAGCTGTTCTCCATCGCAGATACCAGCTTGAATCATGCCACGCGCCTCGTGTGAATCCCTTTTGTCAACACAGCCTAGGTTTGGAAAACAAATAACTTTTTCGCATTTTTGGAGACTCGTAGATGATAATAGTTATTGCTTTGCATCACCTTTTTGGATTGTCTGCTTGTCCGTTTTTTACATCATCCGGTGCGCCGCCTCGGGCGAGCTTTGTGGGGACGTTACGGTCAACGCCACCCGGTCTATCTTATGTAATTTGTTAAATTAAAATAATGTCTGAAGCTGCTCGAGTACGTTGCAGAAGCTTATCGATCGATAATAGACCTCCACCCAAACATGCCAGGACCGACAGCACCGCAAACCACATAAGCCGTGGCTGTAGCGTGGCTGCTGCCAGTGTGCCGTGGCCGAATATATCGGTCAGGGACATCACGACGATAAAGCCTGTCATGGCAAGTGCCGAGAACCGCGTGAACAGTCCCAGAAGGATCATCGCGGGCAACAGGAACTCTGTAATGGTGCCAAGGGCTACGATGCCATCAGCCCATAGGGGCATGGCGGCGATATCATATCCTTTCGCCTCGGCGAGCCGTGGCAATATCTGCGCATATGCACCCGCGCTCAGTCCGAATCCGTCCAGCTTGGTCAGTGCCGAACGCCAGAAAAACGGGCCAAGAGAAGCCACAAAGCAAAGCCGCGCGATCAGAGGCAGGATTTGTGGAGCTTGCCTTTCAAGCCAGAAGTTGAGGTTTTGCAGCCCTCCATTCACTGCTTACCCTCCTCTGCGAAGGTGCCGTAGCGCAGGAATGTGGTCAGGATGGCGGCCTGATGCTCCAGATCATCAAGAGCAGCGCCCAAGGGGATTCCTTTGGCGAGACGTTTCAACGCAGCGATCGTTCCGGTGGGTGCGGGGCGAAGAACCAGTGACAGCGCGGGACGCGTGATCAGGATCTCGCCGGTTTCCGTCTGCTCACCGTCGCGAAGGCCAAGTGCATGGCGGCGGATCTTCAGGAGAGGCCATGCCGTAGCCATGCTTTGCGTCGAAGGATGCAGTCTGGGTTGCCATTCCGACAGCGCCTCGGGTGTCATTGCAGCGATATCCTTCGGAGCGACAGGGGCGGCATCCGACGCATTCACGCTGAGGCGGCACAGATGTTCCAGCCGCGCCATATCCGGCAGATATTCCAGCCTGCTGACAGGGGCGAAACCGGCGAGCCATGCGGGAAACGCGTCTCCCCACTCGGCCAGAACCGGGGTTTGGGGGGGATAGGTGGCGATGAAGATCCGTGCCAATGCCATCATGAACTCACGTCCGACCAAGCTGGTCACAACCGGAAAATTATCCGCAAGCGCAGTGCAAAGCGCGACATTTACATTGTTGCGGTAGACCGAAAAGCGGCGTGCGGGGTCGCCGCCCTGCGGCAGTTCCAGCCCCTCTGGCGCATTGGCCTCGGGCGACAGCAACGCGGCGGCGAAATATGTCATGCCGCGGCCCGTTTCAGAAGGATGGCCGAGGCCCGTGCCGCTTCATGCTCCAGCACCGCGAATTCGGGCACGTCATTGTCCCATTCAATCAGCGTTGGCAGAGGGCCTGTTCTGGCAAGGACATCTACATATAAACCCCAGATAGCATCCGGCACCGTTCGGGAATGGGAATCGATCAGTAACCCGGTCTCGGCCTCGTCGGCATCCGGTCCGGCAAGATGGATCTCACCGATTTCGCTCAGCGCGAAAGCGTCGAGATACGCGCCCGCAGAACTGTCCAGGTTATTTGCCGAGATAAACACATTCGCGACATCCAGCAGCAGGCCGCAGCCAGTGCGGCGGCTTATCTCGCCCAGAAAATCGGGCTCTGACCAGGTGCTTTCGGAAAAAGCCAGATAGCTTGAAGGGTTTTCCAGCAGCATTCGCCGCTGAAGCCGGTCCTGTACCTGCGAGACATGGGCGCAGACCAGATCCATCGTGGCCTGCGTATAGGGCAGGGGCAACAGATCGTTGAAGTACACCCCCTCATGGGTCGACCATGCGAGATGTTCCGAGAAACTCGCCGGGTTCAGAGCCTTGACCAGCCGTGCAACGCGTTCCAGATGATCGGGGTCGAGTTTTTCGGTTCCGCCGATCGACATGCCAACGCCGTGAACCGAGATCGGGAAACGCTCGGCCATCTGTG
This sequence is a window from Paracoccus aerodenitrificans. Protein-coding genes within it:
- a CDS encoding IS5 family transposase (programmed frameshift), coding for MENSLARDLMSDEEWTFFERFILTVRAPNGRRPSNHRLVLDGIFWIARTGAPWRDLPEEFGKWSSVYRQFRRWTLAGLWEEIMEALNESGAVPDALQMIDSTVVRAHHQAAGAKRGTPRQGFGRSRGGFTTKIHLRVNARGLPMRTDITPGQTSDYTGFDLVMADNLPEPSVLLADRGYDADSIRRTMEARNVLPVIPMRKSRKRRIGVDRSLYRLRNLVERCFNKLKNARRVATRYDKTAESYLGFIDITSIRLWLRHLST
- a CDS encoding HvfC/BufC N-terminal domain-containing protein, whose translation is MTYFAAALLSPEANAPEGLELPQGGDPARRFSVYRNNVNVALCTALADNFPVVTSLVGREFMMALARIFIATYPPQTPVLAEWGDAFPAWLAGFAPVSRLEYLPDMARLEHLCRLSVNASDAAPVAPKDIAAMTPEALSEWQPRLHPSTQSMATAWPLLKIRRHALGLRDGEQTETGEILITRPALSLVLRPAPTGTIAALKRLAKGIPLGAALDDLEHQAAILTTFLRYGTFAEEGKQ
- the bufB gene encoding MNIO family bufferin maturase — translated: MTLPHSVGVGFKAAHAPDLMQDPGCVSWLEIHAENYLLDGGPRMALLAQMAERFPISVHGVGMSIGGTEKLDPDHLERVARLVKALNPASFSEHLAWSTHEGVYFNDLLPLPYTQATMDLVCAHVSQVQDRLQRRMLLENPSSYLAFSESTWSEPDFLGEISRRTGCGLLLDVANVFISANNLDSSAGAYLDAFALSEIGEIHLAGPDADEAETGLLIDSHSRTVPDAIWGLYVDVLARTGPLPTLIEWDNDVPEFAVLEHEAARASAILLKRAAA
- a CDS encoding DoxX family protein, which gives rise to MNGGLQNLNFWLERQAPQILPLIARLCFVASLGPFFWRSALTKLDGFGLSAGAYAQILPRLAEAKGYDIAAMPLWADGIVALGTITEFLLPAMILLGLFTRFSALAMTGFIVVMSLTDIFGHGTLAAATLQPRLMWFAVLSVLACLGGGLLSIDKLLQRTRAASDIILI
- a CDS encoding cupin domain-containing protein codes for the protein MSDDAINLSQKLSTFTERWSPKIVSQFNDCDVMVVKAEGEFNWHRHEDTDDFFLVLRGTLRIELRDRDVILQPGELFVVPRGVEHRPVAEQEVHLLLIEPKGVSNTGNAATAAKKVSI
- a CDS encoding membrane-bound PQQ-dependent dehydrogenase, glucose/quinate/shikimate family, with protein sequence MSEITLGRQRVSIVLRIISIVLIVTGLLLFGGGAYLISLGGSWYYVLAGIGLGLSGWLIWRGRIDGVYLYLIVLALTVLWNFYEVGLRFWGSVPRVAAPLVIGIVLLLCVRLFPAGEKRWNNERKYLFGGGFGLLAVFVVYFAAMFFPHGIVRNDIPTTPGTETDLTLEMGDEWREYGRTSEGVRYSPLDQITPDNVGDLEVVWTAQHGQVPDALQGNADQNTPLYVDGTVYHCAYNNVVTALDGTTGEIKWQFNPQSSAPIWMRCRTMAYVDPALIGSSGADEVAGEPSTASAEAEAEIDAVAEAVGTATQNDGGMDIADANAMTTNANVPDYNQTAVADENCGPRIIMAAVDGRLMSIRASDGKLCTSFGDDGVVDLHEGMGAYPAGQYMPTTGAALAGDKIVIGGWVMDNQSVGEAPGVVRAFDAITGDLVWAWDMGNPAIETLPPEGETYTRGTPNVWAPISYDTELNMVYLPTGNATPDYWGGHRRDFDDEYNSSVVALDLDTGDVVWSFQTVHHDLWDYDVPAQPTLIDFPMADGTTVPALVQITKRGQIFVLDRRDGTPLTEVTEQEVPQGNLPGERYSPTQPFSTGMPQIGVDDSILDQRHTWGMTPLDHLYCRIRTKKTRWEGLMTPPSTEVYFEWPAQTGGMNWGGVSFDQSRNLLLVNDMRWINRMYLIPEETTGGKDLSGGSEGGPMRGTPYQMFIDYNTLKYLGTPCYEPPYGTVTAIDLATQQVKWEIPMGTTQDIGPFGLATRLPFNTGMPTLGGLLTTKSGVSFFAATQDFYLRAIDTETGEVIWKDRLPVGSQSVPITYVDEQGRQIILVQAAGARHNAKVRGDYLIAYALVE